In Vigna angularis cultivar LongXiaoDou No.4 chromosome 8, ASM1680809v1, whole genome shotgun sequence, one DNA window encodes the following:
- the LOC108344803 gene encoding mini zinc finger protein 2 yields MRKRQVVVRREEPQRSVRSVKYGECQKNHAANVGGYAVDGCREFMASGGEGTTAALTCAACGCHRNFHKRQVETEVVCECSSPPSIGT; encoded by the coding sequence atgagGAAGCGGCAGGTGGTTGTGAGAAGAGAGGAGCCTCAGAGAAGTGTTAGGAGTGTGAAGTATGGTGAGTGCCAGAAGAATCATGCAGCAAATGTTGGAGGGTATGCTGTTGATGGTTGCAGAGAGTTCATGGCAAGTGGTGGAGAAGGGACAACTGCTGCTCTCACTTGTGCTGCATGTGGCTGCCACAGGAACTTCCACAAGAGACAGGTGGAAACTGAAGTTGTGTGTGAGTGCTCCTCACCTCCCTCCATTGGCACATGA